From the Marinomonas sp. THO17 genome, one window contains:
- a CDS encoding tripartite tricarboxylate transporter permease: protein MIEFLSALDQILSIGHLTYLITGVLVGLVVGIIPGLGGIAGMSLLLPFLYGMEPAVGLGMLMGLVAVIPTGDTFTSVLMGIPGSSSSQATVMDGFPLAKKGQAARALAAAFLSSMIGGVVGAIVLSVFILVARPVVLAFSSAELFMLTLLGLSVVAALSGRNLYKGLAACGFGLLVGTIGGAPATGEFRFTLDIDYLYDGIPLVIVGLGIFALPEIVSLLVKDTAIASAKNKLGHGLGQGFKDVFANLPLVGKSSVFGSLIGAIPGLGGSVVDWMTYSFALNSSKDTSQFGKGEIRGVIAPESANNACASGSMIPTILFGVPGSGSAAVFLGGMLLLGIQPGVSMISTHLDLTYTIIWSLAMANILGAIFCICFTRPISLLTYIKFSVLTPIILTLILFAAYQATRSLGDFILLGVVASLGILMKGANWPRPAFLIGFVLSSGAENYFFQSIQFYGTSWFFRPGVLIIAALIIIGFVLPPVLKKRKAAKLAQASEAEKAVAPVEDEQQTMSLADYGIMAILAVCAGYALYDVWNMAELTRSFPIIAIAIVLFSVIMVAIKAVREKHPLVPAQLTANLVYIAGFFGIAYCYYLFGFICTTFVFSLVFLRVIAKASYLKSSTIAVCLVIFLVTLGRIMHVDYPEGMFDLYLLDAISLII from the coding sequence ATGATTGAGTTCCTCAGCGCCCTGGATCAAATACTGTCTATTGGCCATCTCACCTACTTAATTACGGGTGTCTTGGTCGGCTTAGTCGTGGGGATTATTCCTGGGCTAGGCGGTATTGCCGGAATGTCTTTACTCTTGCCTTTTTTGTATGGGATGGAACCTGCCGTAGGTCTCGGCATGCTGATGGGACTTGTCGCCGTAATTCCGACAGGGGATACCTTTACCTCTGTCCTAATGGGTATTCCAGGCTCTAGTTCATCACAAGCAACTGTGATGGACGGCTTCCCATTAGCCAAAAAAGGTCAAGCTGCACGTGCTCTCGCTGCTGCCTTCTTATCTTCCATGATAGGTGGCGTAGTGGGGGCAATTGTGCTCAGCGTATTTATACTTGTTGCTCGTCCTGTGGTATTGGCTTTCTCGTCAGCCGAGTTATTCATGTTGACTCTATTAGGCTTAAGCGTTGTGGCTGCCTTATCTGGCCGTAACCTATACAAGGGGTTAGCAGCATGTGGATTTGGCTTATTGGTTGGTACCATTGGTGGTGCACCTGCCACCGGTGAATTCCGTTTTACTTTAGACATTGATTATCTGTACGACGGCATTCCACTTGTGATTGTGGGTTTGGGTATTTTTGCCTTACCTGAAATTGTTAGTCTATTGGTAAAAGATACCGCCATTGCATCAGCAAAAAACAAGCTAGGTCATGGCCTAGGTCAAGGTTTTAAAGACGTATTTGCCAATTTACCACTGGTCGGTAAATCATCTGTTTTTGGTAGTTTGATCGGTGCCATTCCTGGTTTAGGTGGCTCTGTGGTTGACTGGATGACTTACAGCTTTGCTTTAAATTCAAGCAAAGACACTTCGCAGTTTGGTAAAGGGGAAATCCGTGGTGTTATCGCACCAGAGTCAGCAAACAATGCCTGTGCTTCGGGGAGTATGATTCCTACCATCTTATTTGGTGTACCAGGTTCTGGTTCAGCGGCGGTTTTCCTTGGTGGCATGTTATTACTTGGCATCCAGCCAGGCGTATCTATGATCTCCACGCACCTAGACCTGACTTATACCATTATCTGGTCATTGGCGATGGCTAACATTTTGGGCGCTATTTTCTGTATTTGCTTTACGCGTCCAATTTCATTGTTAACTTACATCAAGTTCTCTGTATTAACTCCTATTATTTTAACCCTTATCCTGTTTGCCGCTTATCAAGCAACTCGCAGTTTAGGTGACTTCATTTTACTTGGCGTGGTAGCAAGCCTTGGTATTCTGATGAAAGGGGCAAACTGGCCTCGCCCTGCTTTTCTGATTGGTTTTGTATTGTCTTCAGGAGCTGAAAACTACTTCTTCCAGAGCATCCAGTTCTACGGAACCTCTTGGTTCTTCCGTCCCGGTGTCTTGATTATTGCGGCACTTATCATCATAGGTTTTGTTCTACCACCAGTTTTGAAGAAACGTAAAGCAGCAAAATTGGCGCAAGCCAGTGAAGCGGAAAAAGCCGTTGCTCCTGTAGAAGATGAGCAACAAACCATGTCATTAGCCGATTACGGTATCATGGCTATCTTAGCTGTGTGCGCAGGCTATGCTTTATACGACGTATGGAACATGGCAGAGTTAACGCGCTCTTTCCCTATTATTGCTATTGCTATTGTTCTCTTCTCTGTAATTATGGTGGCGATTAAAGCTGTGCGAGAAAAACATCCTTTGGTTCCCGCTCAGTTAACTGCCAATTTGGTATACATCGCCGGTTTCTTTGGTATTGCATATTGCTATTACTTGTTTGGTTTTATTTGCACTACTTTCGTATTTTCTTTGGTGTTCTTGCGTGTGATCGCCAAAGCCTCTTACCTGAAGTCCAGCACCATCGCCGTGTGTCTGGTTATCTTCTTGGTAACCTTGGGTCGTATTATGCATGTTGACTATCCAGAAGGCATGTTCGACCTGTATCTATTAGATGCCATTAGTTTGATTATCTAG
- a CDS encoding tricarboxylate transporter, whose protein sequence is MKKLSTLLGASLLSFSCLVSAPLQANEAELPSTINWTIPFGVGGGTDVWARFIAPHLSKNLEGNPTVVIKNQPGGGSITGTNLFYKRAKENGQDILGTSASTLFPFMLGDKRVRYNFDKWVPLMASPTGGVVYVQPNLGVKSAADIDKLDGVTLPFGSQGPTRLELPVLIAFEMLGLDVKPVFGMKSRGAGRLAFERGEAKIDFQTSSAYLNSVVDLVNNDKAVPLFSLGVLNKEGKVVRDPAFPNLPTFQEVYIQKYGKQPSGQAYDAYSKFLAAGFAFQKVIFIPAETPSDVIAAYRKGINAMLKDPTFIEESAVQVGPYTNVEGIDAAQHLSEALNISPELYQWVAQWLKTKFDYTL, encoded by the coding sequence ATGAAAAAACTTTCTACGCTATTAGGTGCTTCTCTCCTGTCTTTCAGTTGTTTAGTATCTGCTCCATTACAAGCAAACGAAGCTGAGCTTCCTTCTACCATTAACTGGACCATCCCATTTGGTGTGGGTGGTGGTACGGATGTTTGGGCACGTTTTATTGCCCCTCATTTAAGTAAAAACCTTGAAGGTAACCCAACGGTTGTCATCAAAAACCAACCTGGTGGTGGTTCTATCACAGGTACTAACTTGTTTTACAAGCGCGCTAAAGAAAATGGTCAAGACATTCTAGGGACATCTGCCTCTACTCTTTTCCCATTCATGTTAGGCGATAAACGTGTACGTTATAACTTCGACAAATGGGTGCCTCTAATGGCCAGCCCAACTGGCGGCGTTGTTTATGTACAACCAAATCTAGGTGTTAAATCTGCAGCAGACATAGACAAGCTTGATGGTGTAACACTACCATTTGGTTCACAAGGTCCTACTCGTCTTGAGTTGCCTGTGTTGATCGCCTTCGAAATGCTTGGATTGGACGTTAAACCTGTATTTGGTATGAAGAGCCGTGGTGCTGGTCGTCTGGCTTTTGAACGTGGTGAAGCCAAAATTGACTTCCAAACCTCTTCTGCTTACTTGAACTCAGTTGTTGACCTAGTAAATAACGACAAAGCAGTGCCATTATTCTCGCTAGGTGTACTAAACAAAGAAGGCAAAGTGGTACGTGATCCTGCCTTCCCAAATCTTCCCACTTTCCAAGAAGTGTATATCCAGAAGTACGGTAAACAACCTTCTGGTCAAGCTTACGATGCCTACTCTAAGTTCCTAGCGGCTGGTTTTGCTTTCCAGAAAGTTATCTTTATTCCTGCTGAAACACCAAGCGATGTGATTGCAGCATACCGTAAAGGCATCAACGCAATGTTGAAAGATCCTACTTTCATCGAAGAATCTGCTGTTCAAGTAGGTCCTTACACTAACGTGGAAGGTATTGATGCTGCACAACACCTAAGCGAAGCGCTTAACATTTCACCAGAGCTATACCAATGGGTTGCGCAATGGTTGAAAACAAAATTCGATTACACACTGTAA
- a CDS encoding 4-oxalomesaconate tautomerase, with protein sequence MSQTISCMIMRGGTSRGPYLNISDLPEDREACAEVLMKIMGSGHELQLDGIGGSNSLTSKVAMVGPSTHPDADVDYLFAQVGIIEQKVDFSPNCGNMLAGVAPYAIETGLFPAQEGKTTVRIHNLNTGKIIYSTVQTPNRQVEYRGDITISGTNSPGAPIELTFLDVEGAKTGKLLPTGEKTNLIDSVEVTCIDAATPVVIINAADLGKSGHETPAELDEDHEFMSRLENIRLQAGQLMGMGDVSDSVIPKPILLSPANQGGTVCARYFVPHKCHKALAVTGSIAIVTACCLPGTVASKLIGEKANASFFTLEHPSGTIELTAQRKEDEPSALNSVSLIRTAKKILSGTVYLN encoded by the coding sequence ATGTCTCAAACCATTTCATGCATGATAATGCGTGGCGGCACATCTCGAGGCCCTTATTTAAATATTTCTGATTTGCCTGAAGACAGAGAGGCATGTGCAGAGGTTTTAATGAAGATCATGGGGTCAGGCCATGAACTTCAGCTTGATGGTATTGGCGGCAGTAACAGCCTAACCAGTAAAGTGGCGATGGTTGGTCCTTCGACGCATCCTGATGCAGACGTAGATTACTTGTTTGCACAAGTGGGTATTATTGAACAAAAAGTCGACTTCTCTCCAAACTGCGGCAACATGCTTGCAGGCGTTGCGCCTTACGCAATCGAAACAGGTTTGTTTCCAGCACAAGAAGGCAAGACCACTGTGCGTATTCACAATTTGAATACAGGAAAAATCATTTATTCAACAGTTCAAACCCCGAACCGCCAAGTAGAATACAGGGGTGACATTACCATCAGTGGTACCAACTCACCAGGCGCTCCCATCGAATTGACCTTTTTGGATGTGGAAGGTGCCAAAACAGGCAAGTTATTACCAACAGGTGAGAAGACCAATCTAATTGATTCGGTTGAAGTGACTTGTATCGACGCCGCCACACCAGTGGTAATCATCAATGCGGCAGACCTTGGCAAGTCTGGTCATGAAACACCAGCCGAATTAGATGAAGATCACGAATTTATGTCTCGCTTGGAAAACATTCGCCTGCAAGCTGGCCAGTTAATGGGCATGGGGGATGTCTCAGACTCCGTCATTCCTAAACCTATTTTGCTGTCCCCTGCTAATCAGGGCGGCACAGTTTGCGCGCGCTATTTTGTGCCCCACAAGTGCCATAAAGCATTAGCAGTAACAGGTAGTATCGCCATTGTTACCGCTTGCTGCTTACCGGGCACTGTGGCGTCAAAACTAATTGGTGAAAAGGCTAATGCATCCTTTTTCACATTAGAGCATCCATCAGGAACGATAGAGCTGACTGCTCAACGCAAGGAAGATGAACCATCAGCATTAAACAGCGTATCACTGATACGCACAGCGAAGAAAATACTGTCCGGCACAGTATATCTAAATTAA
- a CDS encoding LysR family transcriptional regulator, with amino-acid sequence MHQIEFKDLVIFIRIAETGNFHDAAELTHLSQPALSRRMQKLEAILGAPLFERTTRKTWLTSVGREFLPKARRMLEEFELSVLGIKDMASQQKGKVTIACIPTAAFYFLPSVIHVFNERYPGIRIQILDESANHGLESVIRGDADFGINMAIAQHPEVTFTPLLDDPFVVCLRTDHPLCELEEVSWTDIEPYKLISVGRASGNRILLDKSLARDQVQLNSFYEVQHLSTSLGLVEMGLGISIVPKLAMPLSTASVLTSRPLKGQQIDRSIGLVKRSSTSLSPAADLFINILLEHWSKV; translated from the coding sequence ATGCATCAAATTGAATTTAAAGATCTGGTGATTTTTATCCGTATCGCAGAGACGGGAAACTTCCACGACGCCGCAGAATTAACGCATTTGTCGCAACCTGCACTGAGTCGTCGTATGCAAAAATTGGAAGCAATTTTGGGAGCGCCTTTGTTTGAACGTACTACGAGAAAAACTTGGTTGACCTCGGTAGGGCGAGAATTTTTACCCAAAGCCAGGCGTATGTTGGAAGAGTTTGAACTGTCTGTTCTGGGCATAAAGGATATGGCTTCGCAGCAAAAAGGTAAAGTGACGATTGCGTGTATTCCGACAGCGGCATTCTATTTTTTGCCCAGCGTTATCCATGTTTTTAATGAAAGGTACCCAGGCATTCGTATTCAAATTCTTGATGAAAGTGCCAATCATGGTCTGGAGTCTGTAATTCGTGGAGATGCAGATTTTGGTATTAATATGGCCATTGCACAGCACCCAGAAGTGACTTTTACCCCCTTGCTGGATGACCCATTTGTGGTGTGTTTACGAACTGACCATCCACTTTGTGAGCTGGAAGAAGTCTCTTGGACAGATATTGAACCTTATAAACTCATCAGTGTTGGGCGTGCCAGTGGTAACCGTATTTTGTTAGACAAATCCTTAGCCAGAGATCAGGTGCAACTGAACAGTTTTTATGAAGTCCAACACTTGTCCACGTCTCTGGGTTTGGTGGAAATGGGGTTGGGAATCTCCATTGTGCCAAAATTGGCGATGCCACTCAGTACTGCTTCGGTACTGACTTCTCGTCCTCTAAAAGGACAACAAATTGATCGCTCTATTGGCTTGGTAAAGCGCAGTTCAACCTCTTTGTCACCAGCGGCTGACTTGTTTATTAATATCTTGTTAGAGCATTGGTCAAAAGTCTAA
- a CDS encoding class I SAM-dependent methyltransferase, whose amino-acid sequence MTSPPFSVLTDQVFKQFSQKSPQLPNQLHRLFHGRGRCFSGLEQITVDYVAGHILVSLYKTLPNDQQDQLLKTLLNWPHRTEWQDYSVKSILIQYRYQDRNPTELIWGKLDPNPVAYENDLAFQMSLGRNQNTGLFLDMRYGRRWVKENSQDKSVLNLFSYTCGFSVAALSGGAKSVINFDMAKAALNRGRDNHKLNQQDMTKVKFFAHDILKSWGKINKYGPYDLIIIDPPSFQKGSFALTKDYQKILRRLPDLITPSGQVLACANDPSIDCQFVINAMHENATDIEFQQRLQNPPEFPDIDEESSLKALIFKKKTN is encoded by the coding sequence ATGACTTCCCCGCCTTTTAGTGTCCTCACGGATCAAGTATTCAAACAATTTTCTCAAAAATCTCCTCAACTCCCAAACCAATTACACAGACTCTTCCATGGTCGTGGTAGATGTTTCTCAGGTTTAGAGCAAATAACAGTAGATTATGTTGCTGGACACATTTTGGTTAGTTTGTATAAAACACTACCAAATGACCAACAAGACCAACTTCTTAAAACCTTATTAAATTGGCCTCATCGCACGGAATGGCAGGACTATTCGGTGAAGAGCATATTGATTCAATACAGATATCAAGACAGAAATCCCACTGAGTTAATTTGGGGGAAACTGGATCCTAATCCCGTGGCCTATGAAAATGACCTTGCTTTTCAAATGTCATTAGGGCGAAATCAGAATACCGGCCTGTTTCTCGACATGCGGTATGGTCGTCGTTGGGTAAAAGAAAACAGTCAAGATAAAAGCGTTCTCAATTTGTTCTCTTACACCTGCGGTTTCTCTGTGGCAGCGCTGTCTGGTGGTGCAAAATCCGTTATCAATTTCGACATGGCCAAGGCTGCACTGAATCGAGGACGTGACAACCATAAACTCAACCAACAAGACATGACAAAGGTCAAATTTTTCGCCCATGACATTCTCAAATCCTGGGGAAAAATCAACAAATATGGTCCCTATGATTTGATTATTATCGATCCACCTAGCTTCCAAAAAGGCAGCTTTGCCTTAACTAAGGACTACCAGAAAATTCTACGACGTTTACCGGACTTGATAACGCCCTCAGGACAGGTATTAGCCTGCGCAAACGATCCAAGTATCGATTGCCAATTTGTTATTAACGCCATGCATGAAAACGCCACTGACATTGAATTTCAGCAGCGCTTACAAAACCCACCCGAGTTTCCTGACATAGACGAAGAATCCAGCTTAAAGGCACTCATCTTTAAGAAAAAAACTAATTAG
- a CDS encoding PepSY-associated TM helix domain-containing protein, translated as MSSQSNTNKASSNNNALLQLITRLHFYIGVFVGPFIFIAAFTGTLYILTPQIEQAVYKEILTTDSRGDYQPLSRQIAAARSSLSEDLTLFAVRPAPEVGDTTRVMFLDSTANLTGARALFVDPVTLNITGNLPVYGTSGVLPIRTTIDFFHRQLLLGEIGRYYSELAASWLWIAALGGLFLWYKGGKKNNVEVASKTEHLRKRRRHYQLGLWIFVGLIFVSITGLTWSKWAGSNIGTLRANLGWVTPSVDLSLANQAVASQDEHTNHAHHGTQTNESTKIAKQTVNTDTLFDGVLQAARDAGLDANKIEIKPDRTGNKAWFVREIDRSWPTQVDSVAVDPNSLEVTSKAEFDNFPLVAKLIRWGIDGHMGVLFGLTNQILLTLFGASLCIMIIWGYKMWWLRRPNPGSTSKPLLEAWAKLNGLQKIVTLLIAIALGLSMPVMGVSLLFFLLIDAWRWHRS; from the coding sequence ATGTCCAGTCAATCGAATACTAACAAGGCCTCTAGCAACAATAATGCTTTGTTACAACTGATAACACGTCTGCATTTTTATATTGGCGTCTTTGTCGGCCCTTTTATCTTCATCGCGGCATTCACCGGTACCCTTTACATTTTGACGCCACAAATTGAACAAGCGGTATACAAAGAAATTTTAACCACTGACAGTCGAGGAGATTATCAACCACTCAGTCGACAAATTGCCGCTGCACGCTCTTCTTTATCAGAAGATCTCACCCTATTTGCCGTGCGCCCAGCGCCGGAAGTGGGAGACACCACTCGAGTTATGTTTTTAGATTCAACCGCTAATTTAACAGGCGCTAGAGCCCTCTTTGTGGATCCCGTCACCCTGAACATTACTGGTAATTTACCGGTTTATGGTACCAGTGGTGTTTTACCAATCCGCACTACCATCGACTTTTTCCATCGTCAGTTACTGCTTGGTGAGATTGGTCGCTATTACAGTGAACTGGCAGCCTCTTGGCTATGGATTGCGGCCCTTGGTGGCTTATTTTTATGGTACAAAGGTGGCAAAAAAAATAACGTCGAAGTCGCTAGTAAAACAGAGCATTTGCGTAAGCGTCGTCGTCATTACCAACTGGGATTATGGATTTTTGTCGGACTGATTTTCGTTTCCATTACCGGGCTTACTTGGTCTAAATGGGCGGGAAGTAATATAGGTACATTAAGAGCAAACCTTGGCTGGGTCACGCCTTCTGTCGACCTGAGTTTGGCGAATCAAGCAGTGGCATCACAAGACGAGCACACTAATCATGCTCATCATGGTACGCAGACAAATGAATCAACCAAGATAGCAAAGCAAACAGTTAACACGGATACCTTGTTTGATGGCGTATTACAGGCCGCTCGTGATGCGGGACTTGACGCCAATAAAATTGAAATAAAGCCCGATCGCACTGGCAATAAAGCTTGGTTTGTTCGTGAAATTGATCGTTCTTGGCCAACGCAAGTCGACAGTGTCGCAGTGGATCCAAACAGTCTAGAAGTTACCAGCAAAGCAGAATTCGATAACTTCCCTTTAGTAGCCAAATTAATTCGCTGGGGCATTGATGGACACATGGGGGTTTTGTTTGGGCTTACAAACCAAATCCTACTCACCCTATTTGGTGCATCTCTTTGTATAATGATTATTTGGGGATACAAAATGTGGTGGTTGCGTCGCCCAAACCCTGGTTCAACCTCCAAACCACTTTTGGAAGCCTGGGCTAAACTCAACGGTCTGCAAAAAATTGTTACTTTGCTGATTGCCATTGCACTTGGCTTGAGTATGCCTGTAATGGGTGTCAGCTTACTCTTCTTTCTGTTAATCGATGCATGGCGTTGGCACAGAAGTTAA
- a CDS encoding DUF2946 domain-containing protein, which yields MTIKASFSINKTNTLLGVLLALFCVFLIYFGPLYSQLIELIQNKHVNIVMVEQRETKPSSAHHQHHQHHIAFTSDLADTAKTTKFSDHHNHVSHSKSNMMKTPSSTQSTHHNHLGHHHHGHNNGSINVLEACGYCSLLFHLSWLDVKTFDIIPLDFEPYPSVFYAVLVRKYLAIFTPLKPRAPPVVSH from the coding sequence GTGACCATTAAAGCCAGTTTTTCTATCAATAAAACCAACACGCTGTTAGGTGTGTTACTGGCTTTATTTTGCGTGTTTCTAATCTATTTCGGCCCTTTGTATTCCCAACTGATTGAGCTTATTCAGAACAAGCATGTCAATATTGTGATGGTAGAGCAAAGGGAAACCAAACCAAGCTCTGCGCACCACCAGCACCACCAGCACCACATTGCATTTACTTCCGACTTAGCAGATACAGCAAAGACAACTAAGTTTTCAGATCATCACAATCATGTCAGTCATTCCAAGTCGAACATGATGAAAACGCCATCTTCAACTCAGTCTACTCATCACAATCACTTAGGTCACCATCATCATGGACATAACAATGGCAGCATCAATGTGCTTGAGGCTTGTGGCTATTGTTCCTTGTTGTTTCATCTTAGCTGGTTGGATGTCAAAACCTTCGACATTATTCCTTTGGATTTTGAACCTTATCCGAGCGTCTTCTACGCAGTTTTAGTGCGTAAATACCTCGCCATTTTCACTCCACTGAAACCCAGAGCTCCTCCAGTAGTCTCTCACTGA
- a CDS encoding DUF2750 domain-containing protein produces the protein MSDTPFDDAFFRLTSNERYSKMVQRVRQGLSIWALADEQGCLIIPLNTEQVLPVWPNQAMALHWGEKDYPDFKGIEITAKDWKEKWLPGMTQDKYSIGAAPNMAGECIVSSAEEHARDIQAA, from the coding sequence ATGTCAGACACACCATTCGACGATGCTTTTTTCCGCTTAACCAGTAACGAGCGTTACAGCAAAATGGTTCAAAGAGTCCGGCAAGGACTTTCTATTTGGGCATTAGCGGACGAACAAGGCTGTTTAATCATTCCTCTTAATACCGAGCAAGTACTTCCTGTGTGGCCTAACCAAGCCATGGCCCTACATTGGGGTGAAAAAGACTATCCTGACTTTAAGGGAATAGAGATTACAGCAAAGGATTGGAAGGAAAAATGGCTGCCTGGCATGACTCAAGATAAGTATTCCATTGGTGCAGCGCCTAATATGGCTGGAGAATGTATTGTTTCTTCAGCAGAAGAACACGCTCGCGACATTCAAGCTGCTTAG